In Daucus carota subsp. sativus chromosome 4, DH1 v3.0, whole genome shotgun sequence, one DNA window encodes the following:
- the LOC108217174 gene encoding uncharacterized protein LOC108217174, whose protein sequence is MANYDHILKCLPIYKAAIEGDWETAERFFKEDKRNLNARITYETDTTLHVAVGTNSSHRFVEELVELIMDEDPQMLLTANCYGNNVLHYAAMVGNTRAARLLINKYPELAQISKPNGHTPLKLAARYGHKETLCYLLQVTNDVVGEDGTSPYRGHDGADLLTLAIIADYYDVALYLVDKYPDLVTEKNIKSQTGFQILAAKPNAFPSGMRIGFWQRIIYSWIPVNREKALESPVTRLSRMVTTQNRYKAGYGLHVPFWSVLHYLAPRIKYMHDCKVMHILTEELVKHMCSTVLKKGNHAIAWDVLGTTLRTAVTHGIYELIEECIHQYPGLVWYKMGEFFLVLVAIRQRQEKVYNLVYQMSGHKVYTAIAWEEYANNDTALHLAARLAPRHRLNTVTGAALQMQRELQWFKEVENFVQPSYKEALNDENNTPRMVFSIEHKELLNEAQQWMKDTSSSATVVAALIVTMAFAAIFTAPGGNNDNGKPLFLTDATFILFAISDAVALFSSSTSVLMFLSVLSSRFAEDDFLYALPKRLTLGLISLFVSLAATMVAFSATLSLVLHDEIQWIAAPVIMMASVPVTLFLLLQYPLLVELVRSTYGRGIFYKQNNLLLH, encoded by the exons ATGGCAAACTATGACCACATACTCAAGTGTCTTCCAATCTACAAAGCAGCAATAGAAGGCGACTGGGAAACTGCAGAGCGCTTCTTTAAAGAAGACAAGAGAAACTTAAACGCGCGCATCACATACGAGACAGACACTACTCTGCACGTAGCTGTGGGCACAAATAGTTCTCACAGATTTGTGGAAGAATTAGTGGAGCTGATCATGGATGAAGATCCTCAGATGCTGCTGACTGCTAACTGTTATGGAAATAATGTGCTGCACTATGCTGCTATGGTAGGGAACACGCGAGCTGCAAGGCTTTTGATCAATAAGTACCCGGAATTGGCCCAGATCTCTAAACCGAATGGGCACACCCCCTTGAAGTTGGCAGCGCGGTATGGACATAAAGAGACCTTATGTTATTTGTTGCAGGTGACAAATGATGTGGTTGGAGAGGACGGAACTAGTCCTTACCGCGGACACGATGGTGCTGATCTTCTTACTCTTGCAATTATAGCTGATTACTATG ATGTGGCTCTGTATTTGGTGGATAAGTACCCAGACTTGGTGACAGAGAAAAATATCAAATCGCAGACAGGGTTTCAGATACTAGCTGCAAAACCTAATGCTTTTCCAAGTGGAATGAGAATCGGATTTTGGCAACGAATCATCTATTCAT GGATTCCTGTGAATCGAGAGAAAGCATTAGAGTCCCCTGTTACTAGACTGTCGCGGATGGTAACAACTCAAAACCGATATAAAG CTGGCTATGGTTTGCATGTTCCCTTTTGGAGTGTACTCCACTACTTAG CACCGCGGATCAAGTACATGCATGACTGCAAAGTAATGCATATACTGACAGAAGAACTTGTAAAACATATGTGCTCAACTGTTTTAAAGAAGGGCAATCATGCCATAGCATGGGATGTATTGGGAACAACACTAAGGACAGCAGTGACACATGGAATTTATGAGCTTATAGAAGAGTGCATTCATCAATATCCAGGCCTCGTCTGGTACAAGATGGGAGAATTCTTCCTGGTCCTGGTTGCAATTAGGCAACGGCAGGAGAAAGTGTACAACCTTGTATATCAAATGTCAGGGCATAAGGTTTACACAGCTATAGCTTGGGAAGAGTACGCCAATAATGATACTGCATTGCATTTGGCCGCCAGGTTAGCACCTCGACATCGCCTCAATACGGTCACTGGTGCAGCTCTGCAAATGCAACGTGAGCTTCAGTGGTTCAAG GAAGTTGAAAATTTTGTGCAACCTTCATACAAAGAAGCCTTGAACGATGAAAACAATACGCCAAGAATGGTATTCTCTATTGAACACAAGGAGCTACTCAACGAAGCACAACAATGGATGAAGGACACATCATCCTCAGCCACTGTGGTCGCAGCTCTTATTGTTACCATGGCCTTTGCAGCCATATTTACAGCACCAGGAGGAAACAACGACAATGGGAAACCCCTGTTCTTAACCGACGCAACCTTTATACTCTTTGCCATATCAGATGCTGTAGCATTATTCTCCTCATCAACCTCTGTATTAATGTTCTTATCTGTACTCAGTTCGCGTTTTGCAGAAGATGATTTTCTGTATGCTTTACCAAAGAGATTGACGCTGGGACTAATCTCATTGTTCGTATCACTAGCAGCTACCATGGTTGCATTCAGTGCAACACTCTCACTTGTGCTACACGATGAAATACAGTGGATTGCTGCTCCGGTTATAATGATGGCTAGCGTTCCGGTAACATTGTTTTTGTTGTTGCAGTATCCTCTGCTTGTAGAACTGGTTCGCTCTACATATGGCAGAGGCATTTTCTACAAGcaaaacaatttgttgcttcattaa
- the LOC108219143 gene encoding E3 ubiquitin-protein ligase WAV3: MSSKWRKAKLALGLNLCAYIPPETNDLPEKSSDAALLSQSQNNWAFGPSRLSKSFSRSSKKTCSICLATMKRGDGNAVFTAECSHSFHFHCIASNVKHGNKICPVCRANWKEIPWQANTLEPLPGRSRINPVDLLPNNGLMTAVRQLPPRPVSYRHVAQLFQSPEPAVFNDDESLDHKTEKAEDISKFKSHVDVESGTTIAVKTYPEVPAVPQFKAYDNFTVLIHVKAPSFSSHDHSINQSNVSPIPQNPRAPVDLVTVLDISGSMAGTKLALLKRAMGFVIQNLSPNDRLSVIAFSSTARRLFPLSRMSDTGRQQALQAVNSLVANGGTNIAEGLRKGAKVMEDRREKNPVANIILLSDGQDTYTMNSSSGSQNEPNYGLLLPTSIHRKESPGFKIPVHAFGFGMDHDALLMHSISEASGGTFSFIEAESVIQDAFAQCIGGLLSVVVKELRVTIESVDSQICLRSIKSGSYPNHLVHDGKTGYVEVGDMYADEERDFLVSVNVPAEFLNKETSLLKVRSVYINPLTKHTVTLDSEELRIGRPEKAGQEMVSVEVDRQRNRLQAAEAMAEARVAAEQGGLAAAIVILENCRKTLSQTVSAKAHDRLCIALDAELTEMQERLSSRNVYQSSGRAYILSGLSSHSWQRATARGDSTDGSSLVQAYQTQSMTEMLTRSQAALLSSPSVHRPLRPKPR; this comes from the exons ATGAGTAGCAAATGGAGAAAAGCTAAGCTTGCACTTGGCCTGAACCTCTGCGCTTATATCCCTCCAGAGACTAATGACTTGCCTGAGAAATCTTCTGATGCTGCTCTGCTCTCACAGTCTCAGAATAACTGGGCTTTTGGGCCCTCAAGATTGTCTAAAAGCTTTAGCAGATCATCAAAG AAAACATGCTCCATATGTTTGGCTACCATGAAACGTGGAGACGGGAATGCTGTTTTCACTGCAGAGTGCTCACATTCCTTCCATTTCCATTGCATTGCGTCAAATGTTAAACATGGAAATAAAATCTGCCCCGTTTGCAGAGCGAATTGGAAAGAAATTCCATGGCAAGCTAATACACTGGAACCTCTTCCTGGAAGGTCTAGAATCAATCCTGTGGATTTGTTGCCTAACAATGGTCTAATGACAGCTGTACGTCAGTTGCCTCCTCGTCCTGTTTCTTATCGACATGTAGCACAACTATTCCAGTCTCCTGAGCCTGCTGTCTTTAATGACGATGAATCCCTAGATCATAAAACAGAAAAAGCTGaggatatttcaaaatttaaaagtcATGTAGATGTGGAATCCGGCACAACCATAGCGGTCAAAACTTACCCAGAAGTTCCAGCAGTCCCACAGTTCAAAGCGTATGATAACTTCACTGTCCTGATCCATGTGAAGGCCCCTTCATTTTCAAGTCACGATCATAGTATCAATCAGTCTAATGTGTCTCCGATTCCTCAAAATCCTCGTGCACCTGTAGACCTTGTCACAGTGCTTGACATCAGTGGCAGCATGGCAGGAACCAAACTTGCATTGCTAAAGCGGGCCATGGGATTTGTGATACAGAATCTAAGCCCAAACGATCGGTTGTCAGTGATAGCCTTCTCATCAACAGCACGCCGCCTTTTCCCTCTTAGTCGTATGTCTGACACAGGACGGCAGCAAGCACTGCAGGCAGTTAACTCTTTAGTTGCAAATGGTGGAACAAATATTGCCGAAGGCTTGAGAAAGGGTGCTAAGGTGATGGAAGATAGAAGGGAAAAAAACCCTGTTGCAAATATAATACTCCTTTCAGACGGACAAGATACATATACCATGAATAGTTCTAGTGGCAGCCAAAATGAACCCAACTATGGACTGCTGCTTCCTACGTCCATTCACAGGAAGGAAAGTCCTGGCTTCAAAATTCCAGTGCATGCATTTGGGTTTGGCATGGATCATGATGCTTTATTAATGCACTCTATCTCCGAGGCTTCAGGAGGGACCTTTTCTTTCATTGAAGCTGAAAGTGTGATTCAGGATGCATTTGCACAATGTATAGGGGGACTATTGAGTGTTGTTGTTAAAGAGCTGCGTGTGACTATTGAAAGTGTTGACTCCCAGATTTGTCTTCGCTCTATAAAATCCGGTAGCTATCCAAATCACTTGGTGCATGATGGAAAAACTGGTTATGTCGAAGTTGGTGATATGTACGCGGATGAAGAAAGGGATTTCCTCGTTTCAGTTAATGTTCCTGCAGAATTTTTGAACAAAGAAACATCTCTATTAAAAGTCAGATCTGTTTATATCAATCCGCTAACAAAGCACACGGTAACACTTGACAGTGAAGAACTTAGGATTGGGAGACCTGAAAAAGCTGGACAAGAAATGGTTTCAGTAGAAGTGGACAGGCAAAGGAACAGGCTGCAGGCAGCTGAGGCGATGGCAGAAGCTCGAGTCGCAGCAGAACAGGGCGGCCTAGCAGCTGCAATTGTAATCCTTGAAAATTGCCGTAAAACATTGTCACAAACTGTATCAGCTAAGGCTCATGACCGTCTCTGTATTGCACTGGACGCTGAGCTCACAGAGATGCAAGAAAGGTTGTCAAGCAGAAATGTTTACCAGTCATCCGGAAGAGCATATATATTATCTGGACTAAGCTCACACTCTTGGCAGAGAGCAACTGCAAGAGGTGATTCTACAGACGGTTCAAGCCTCGTTCAAGCCTATCAAACCCAATCAATGACTGAGATGCTTACTCGTTCGCAGGCTGCACTGTTAAGCAGTCCTTCAGTTCATAGGCCTCTTCGACCAAAGCCAAGGTGA